From a region of the Plodia interpunctella isolate USDA-ARS_2022_Savannah chromosome 13, ilPloInte3.2, whole genome shotgun sequence genome:
- the LOC128674933 gene encoding SUZ domain-containing protein 1, whose protein sequence is MAAQDEVDVCESWEDMDEIGLDQKIKLMSSECAPVTSLKGCKVTVEENACIGSQCVMPEPAIRILKRPSSSASGQLNGENRSRPVKTFEQRQKEYEEARLRILGEARSPEDVIDDNLSRLQDKLQANNLNDNQNSNSGSGKTKNCHNDNAKGNKQERKVLARLPPGATPAGVFPSPPPRGVLVIRTPRGPDGTKGFTRR, encoded by the exons ATGGCGGCGCAAGATGAAGTTGACGTATGTGAAAGTTGGGAGGATATGGACGAAATTGGC TTAGACCAGAAGATCAAGCTCATGTCAAGTGAGTGTGCGCCAGTGACAAGTCTAAAAGGGTGCAAGGTTACTGTTGAAGAAAACGCGTGCATAGGATCACAGTGCGTAATGCCGGAGCCAGCTATTCGTATACTGAAGCGTCCGTCGTCTTCGGCGAGCGGGCAGCTCAATGGTGAAAACCGCTCGAGGCCCGTGAAGACCTTCGAACAAAGACAGAAAGAATATGAAGAGGCTCGCCTTCGAATACTTGGCGAAGCGCGAAGTCCAGAAGATGTAATTGACGACAA CCTGAGCCGGTTGCAGGACAAACTTCAAGCTAACAATCTCAATGACAATCAAAACAGTAACAGTGGTAGtggtaaaacaaaaaactgtCATAATGACAACGCTAAAGGGAATAAGCAAGAACGTAAAGTACTTGCGAGGCTGCCACCGGGAGCTACCCCTGCTGGTGTCTTCCCCTCCCCTCCGCCTCGAGGAGTTCTCGTCATAAGGACCCCTAGAGGTCCTGATGGAACAAAGGGCTTTACAAGAAGGTAG
- the Polr1A gene encoding DNA-directed RNA polymerase I subunit RPA1 — MTMKPSFASTLSGLNSVDPDSIQFLMYNDEEIKKLSVVKITNMNSFDAMGNPTPAGLYDSRLGPVRERFDLCGTCENPLLHCPGHFGHIELPVVVVNQLFLKSIYTIFRISCLKCFKIQMDDKMKFLLKLQLQLIDAGHVTAALDLENYSGEVSKVDSETRELKTTKVIRKYQKLLKKKDAVAEVFHNKNTDNLRSKILNGYFKSINVAKKCAYCQSKLIKVTTSDGKIMYNLSAEGAFGKGIKILMPDEIKKICTNIAENDEDIIRHCLPILNTSNCQPATDLFFMTVIPVIPPCVRPCNVLQGELTEHAQTNIYKAILNHAFGARIVLHVLASEDQQKAIDELDAKPRYTFNSIQGSAPAEKLHSVWQELQKSVNNLLIGDASGVTTLGLKQILEKKTGVIRMHMMGKRVNFAARSVITPDPNVDIDEIGVPDAFAKKLTYPVPVTEYNVDELRKMVINGPNVHPGAEKLEIENGRTIRIPPDSIQKRKSLAKRLLTPDEYKTSGLKKVHRHLINGDIMILNRQPSLHKPSMMAHRARILKGEKTLRLHYANCKSYNADFDGDEMNAHFPQNEIARSEAFNIMSVTKQYLVPKDGTPLSGLIQDHVISGVRMSLRGVFFSKSDYQQLVFQALSNHRGEIKLLPPTILKPRQLWSGKQVLSTIIINTIPKGKACLSITGKAKISSKAWLKANPRTWKAGGTPFTNENIMSEAEVIIRNGELLSGVLDKTHYGATPYGLVHCMYELYGGDSSSSLLSSFSKVFTFYLQWIGFTLGVKDILVVDESDNKRDDYVCLVRDAGRVAAIKATELPVDVDDNKLKNVIEEMHTKDPKFRANLDRQYKTMLDSYTNNINKVCLSEGLLEKFPNNNLQLMVQSGAKGSTVNTMQISCLLGQIELEGKRPPLMISGRSLPSFPPYDISPRAGGFIDGRFMTGIQPQEFFFHCMAGREGLIDTAVKTSRSGYLQRCLIKHLESLTVGYDHTVRDSDGSVVQFAYGEDGLDVLKCQYLKSEQLKFLDENSAAVIPESAINMLKEEANPKAIKKAQKSLKKWKKKFGDPLQKHRTSGFLEFCAQAKQDIEIADRPTDRTRDPYYWELEKMWRTLDLDDRKQYERKSCPEPIPGKFAPDYKLGVITEQLDGIIKKYLNNRKINIYDTYTENDKFVEVMNAKYLASMAAPGEPVGLLAAQSIGEPSTQMTLNTFHFAGRGDMNVTLGIPRLREILMTASAKLKTPNMDIPFRSDIPDVQKKAERLRQKLNRVTVADVLENVDVECELMTRPERQLKTTMKFTFLPHSQYRTQYAVKPRQIVKHMENKFFAEMFTTVRKQAKASAGVVWASEKKKERRTAAASDDEDEGTSPAEKINIDDSSDDEAPNEDDDNTDTKIRKKRTEEQEYEDPESEEEEKSDDEVELRDEPEENTEKTPEITAKEMKAMSDVVNSIKEAKNYSYDTKNHLWCELTVMFPISFLRVDLSQAVRDAATKSVIHEVKNIKRAITNKEKDVLYIKTEGINILQMFKYNALLDVNKLYSNDVHAIANTYGIEAANKVIIKEIQNVFNVYGIGVDPRHLTLVADYMTFNGVFEPMSRKGMEASTSPLQQMSFESSLIFLKEAVLNAKKDNVRSASSCLMVGQPCRCGTGAFSLQHFSEVK; from the exons atGACCATGAAGCCATCCTTTGCATCAACCCTATCTGGGCTAAATTCCGTCGACCCCGACTCTATACAGTTTTTGATGTACAATGATGAAGAAATCAAAAAACTCAGTGTTGTCAAGATCACCAACATGAATTCTTTTGATGCAATGGGAAACCCAACTCCTGCAGGTTTGTATGACTCACGCTTAGGGCCTGTCAGGGAAAGGTTCGATTTATGTGGGACCTGTGAAAATCCATTATTACACTGCCCAGGACATTTTGGACACATTGAGCTCCCAGTAGTTGTTGTTAATCAACTGTTTTTAAAAAGCATTTATACTATATTCAGAATAAGCTGccttaaatgttttaaaattcagaTGGATGATAAAATGAAGTTCTTATTAAAACTGCAGCTGCAGCTTATTGATGCGGGACATGTTACTGCTGCCTTAGATCTAGAGAATTACTCTGGTGAAGTATCTAAAGTTGATTCAGAGACTCGTGAACTAAAAACTACTAAAGTTATCAGAAAGtaccaaaaattattaaaaaagaaggATGCTGTGGCTGaagtatttcataacaaaaatacagacaATCTGAGatcaaaaatactaaatggctactttaaaagtataaatgtTGCGAAAAAATGTGCTTATTGTCAAAGCAAATTGATAAAAGTTACAACATCTGatggaaaaataatgtataatttgaGTGCTGAAGGTGCATTTGGAAAgggcataaaaatattaatgccagatgaaataaaaaaaatttgcacAAATATTGCTGAAAATGATGAGGACATTATACGCCACTGTCTTCCTATCCTGAACACTTCCAACTGCCAACCTGctactgatttatttttcatgactGTAATTCCCGTTATTCCACCCTGTGTGAGGCCATGCAATGTATTGCAAGGAGAATTAACTGAACATGCCCAGACCAATATTTACAAAGCAATCTTGAATCATGCCTTTGGTGCTAGAATTGTGTTACACGTTTTAGCTTCTGAAGACCAACAGAAAGCAATAGATGAGTTAGATGCCAAGCCAAGATATACTTTCAATAGTATACAAGGTAGTGCACCAGCTGAAAAATTACACAGTGTATGGCAAGAGCTCcaaaaaagtgtaaataatCTTCTTATTGGCGATGCTTCTGGAGTAACCACATTAGGGTTGAAGCAAATTCTAGAAAAGAAAACTGGTGTAATCAGAATGCACATGATGGGTAAAAGAGTTAATTTCGCTGCAAGATCAGTCATCACCCCAGATCCGAATGTTGATATAGATGAAATAGGTGTACCAGATGCCTTTGCCAAAAAGCTTACATACCCTGTACCAGTTACTGAATATAATGTAGATGAACTAAGAAAAATGGTTATTAATGGTCCAAATGTTCATCCAGGAGCTGAAaaactagaaatagaaaatggtAGGACAATAAGAATTCCTCCTGATTCaattcaaaaaagaaaaagtcttGCTAAAAGACTGCTTACGCCAGATGAATACAAAACATCAGGTCTTAAGAAAGTACATAGACATTTGATAAATGGTGACATCATGATATTGAACCGTCAGCCCTCGTTGCATAAACCAAGTATGATGGCTCATAGAGCTAGAATTCTCAAAGGTGAAAAAACACTCAGGCTACATTATGCAAATTGTAAGTCATACAATGCTGACTTTGACGGTGATGAAATGAATGCTCATTTCCCTCAAAATGAAATAGCAAGAAGTGAGGCCTTTAATATAATGTCTGTAACGAAACAGTATCTTGTTCCAAAAGATGGTACACCACTAAGTGGTCTAATTCAGGATCATGTCATATCGGGAGTAAGAATGTCTTTGAGGGGtgtatttttctcaaaatcaGATTATCAACAGCTTGTATTCCAAGCTCTATCTAATCACAGAGGCGAAATCAAGTTGCTACCTCCTACAATCCTAAAACCTAGACAGCTGTGGTCTGGGAAACAAGTTTTGtctacaattattattaatactataCCAAAAGGAAAGGCATGTCTCTCGATAACTGGCAAAGCTAAAATTAGTTCTAAAGCATGGTTGAAGGCAAACCCAAGGACCTGGAAAGCTGGTGGGACACCTTTtactaatgaaaatattatgtcagAGGCTGAAGTTATCATAAGAAATGGAGAATTACTTAGCGGGGTGTTAGATAAAACTCACTATGGTGCTACACCTTACGGTTTGGTACATTGTATGTATGAATTATATGGAGGAGACAGTTCTAGTTCACTTCTCAGCTCTTTTTCGaaagtttttacattttatttacagtggATAGGATTTACTCTTGGtgtaaaagatattttagttGTTGACGAGTCTGACAATAAAAGAGATGattatgtttgtttagttAGAGATGCTGGGAGGGTTGCTGCCATAAAAGCTACAGAATTGCCTGTGGATGTAGatgataacaaattaaaaaatgttatcgaGGAAATGCATACAAAAGATCCGAAATTTAGAGCAAATTTAGACAGACAATACAAAACCATGCTCGACTCctacacaaataatattaataaagtttgcCTTTCGGAAGGTTTACTGGAAAAGTTTCCTAACAATAACCTTCAGTTGATGGTCCAATCAGGGGCTAAAGGTTCAACAGTCAATACTATGCAGATTTCCTGCTTGTTGGGTCAAATTGAGTTGGAAGGTAAAAGACCACCTCTTATGATATCGGGCCGCTCGCTGCCCAGTTTCCCTCCTTACGACATCTCTCCCAGAGCGGGTGGATTTATTGATGGCCGATTTATGACGGGAATTCAACCACAGGAATTCTTTTTCCACTGTATGGCTGGTCGTGAAGGTCTTATCGACACTGCCGTGAAGACAAGTCGCTCGGGTTACTTACAAAGATGTCTGATCAAACATCTTGAAAGTTTGACTGTAGGATATGATCATACTGTTCGCGATTCCGATGGCAGTGTCGTTCAGTTTGCCTATGGAGAAGATGGTCTTGATGTACTGAAATGCCAGTATCTAAAATCGGAACAACTAAAATTCCTTGATGAAAATTCGGCAGCCGTAATTCCAGAATCTGCTATTAATATGTTGAAAGAAGAAGCAAATCCGAAGGCTATCAAAAAGGCACAAAAATCTTTAAAGAAATGGAAAAAGAAATTTGGTGACCCACTACAAAAACATAGGACAAGTGGTTTTCTGGAATTTTGTGCTCAAGCTAAGCAGGACATTGAAATTGCTGATAGACCAACGGATCGGACTAGGGATCCTTATTATTGGGAATTGGAGAAAATGTGGCGTACTTTAGATTTAGACGACAGAAAACAATATGAACGAAAGTCTTGTCCTGAACCCATACCTGGTAAATTTGCACCGGATTACAAACTTGGTGTGATAACTGAACAATTAGatggtataataaaaaaatatttgaataatcgcaaaatcaatatttatgacACGTATACGGAGAATGATAAGTTCGTGGAAGTAATGAATGCCAAATATTTGGCATCCATGGCGGCGCCAGGCGAGCCTGTAGGGCTGTTAGCTGCGCAGTCTATTGGAGAGCCTTCCACTCAGATGACATTGAACACTTTCCATTTCGCCGGTCGTGGTGACATGAACGTGACCTTAGGTATACCTCGTCTAAGAGAAATTCTGATGACAGCCTCTGCGAAGCTTAAAACTCCGAATATGGATATTCCATTTAGAAGTGACATTCCCGATGTGCAGAAAAAAGCAGAGCGTCTACGACAAAAGCTCAACAGAGTCACTGTTGCGGACGTGTTAGAAAACGTGGATGTGGAATGTGAGTTAATGACGCGGCCGGAAAGGCAATTGAAGACGACGATGAAGTTTACATTTTTGCCTCACTCTCAGTATCGTACTCAATACGCTGTGAAGCCGCGGCAGATCGTAAAACATATGGAGAACAAGTTCTTTGCCGAGATGTTTACAACGGTGAGGAAGCAAGCGAAAGCGAGTGCAGGAGTGGTGTGGGCTTCAGAGAAGAAGAAAGAGCGGCGCACTGCAGCTGCCAGTGATGATGAAGACGAGGGAACGAGTCCAGCAGAAAAGATTAACATTGACGACAGCTCTGATGATGAAGCCCCTAACGAAGATGACGACAATACAGAT actaaaattagaaagaaaagaactGAAGAACAAGAATATGAAGACCCTGAATCAGAGGAAGAGGAAAAGTCGGATGATGAAGTGGAATTGCGCGACGAACCAGAGGAGAATACTGAGAAGACCCCAGAAATCACGGCCAAAGAAATGAAGGCTATGAGCGACGTTGTCAACAGCATCAAGGAGgctaaaaattattcatacgACACCAAAAACCATCTATGGTGTGAGCTGACAGTAATGTTCCCGATTTCATTCCTAAGAGTTGACCTTTCTCAGGCAGTGCGTGACGCCGCAACGAAATCGGTCATCCACGAAGTCAAAAACATCAAAAGAGCAATCACTAATAAAGAAAAGGACGTACTCTATATCAAAACAGAAGGGATCAACATCCtacaaatgtttaaatacaACGCTTTGCTGGATGTAAATAAGTTGTACAGTAACGATGTTCACGCTATTGCGAATACATACGGCATAGAAGCGGCTAACAAAGTGATCATAAAGGAAATACAGAATGTGTTCAATGTTTATGGGATTGGCGTAGATCCTAGGCATTTGACGCTGGTAGCAGATTACATGACGTTTAATGGAGTGTTTGAGCCGATGAGTAGGAAAGGCATGGAGGCGTCAACTTCTCCACTGCAACAGATGTCTTTTGAGTCGTCTctgatatttttgaaagaagCAGTTTTGAATGCGAAGAAGGATAATGTTCGTTCGGCATCTAGTTGCCTTATGGTAGGACAGCCTTGTCGATGCGGCACGGGCGCTTTCAGCTTGCAACATTTTAGTGAagttaagtaa